One Amaranthus tricolor cultivar Red isolate AtriRed21 chromosome 1, ASM2621246v1, whole genome shotgun sequence DNA window includes the following coding sequences:
- the LOC130800700 gene encoding zinc finger A20 and AN1 domain-containing stress-associated protein 8-like: protein MDHDETGCQAPDFPILCVNNCGFFGRAATRNMCSKCYRETVLKDEQERLAVSSFDNIVNRTSTKGKEEVAAAAAVSVDVKSGEVSTEDVNVQVSSESSLRQPSEQKKAGPSRCLTCRKRVGLTGFSCRCGNLFCAAHRYSDKHDCQFDYQAAAQSSIAKANPVVKAEKLDKI from the coding sequence ATGGATCATGATGAGACAGGATGCCAAGCGCCAGACTTCCCAATCCTCTGCGTTAACAATTGTGGGTTCTTCGGACGTGCAGCAACAAGGAATATGTGTTCCAAATGCTACCGAGAGACAGTCCTCAAGGATGAACAAGAAAGGCTTGCGGTCTCTTCCTTTGATAACATTGTGAACCGGACCTCCACCAAGGGCAAAGAAGAAGTTGCCGCGGCTGCTGCTGTTTCTGTTGATGTAAAGTCGGGAGAAGTATCAACAGAAGATGTAAATGTTCAAGTATCTAGTGAATCAAGCCTCAGACAGCCTTCCGAGCAGAAGAAAGCTGGTCCAAGTAGATGTTTGACATGCCGTAAGCGTGTTGGTTTGACTGGTTTTAGCTGCAGGTGTGGAAATCTGTTCTGCGCCGCTCACCGATACTCTGACAAGCATGATTGCCAATTTGATTACCAGGCTGCTGCTCAAAGTTCGATAGCCAAAGCCAATCCTGTCGTCAAGGCTGAGAAACTTGATAAGATCTGA
- the LOC130800717 gene encoding zinc finger A20 and AN1 domain-containing stress-associated protein 8-like: MNDNETGCQSPDRPILCVNNCGFFGRAATRNMCSKCYRETVLKEEQERLAVSSFDNIVNGTSTNGKEAVVAAAVSIDLKSEKVSTKDVNVQVSTDSSLGQPSEPKKSGPNRCLTCRKRVGLTGFSCRCGNLFCAAHRYSDKHDCQFDYQAAAQSAIAKANPVIKAEKLDKI; the protein is encoded by the coding sequence atgaatgaCAATGAAACAGGATGCCAATCCCCGGACCGCCCAATTCTCTGTGTCAACAATTGTGGGTTCTTCGGACGTGCAGCAACCAGGAATATGTGTTCAAAATGCTACCGGGAGACGGTTCTCAAGGAGGAACAAGAAAGGCTTGCAGTCTCGTCCTTCGATAACATTGTGAATGGGACTTCCACCAACGGCAAAGAAGCAgttgttgctgctgctgtttCTATCGATTTAAAGTCAGAAAAAGTATCGACAAAAGACGTAAATGTTCAAGTATCAACTGATTCAAGCCTCGGACAGCCTTCCGAGCCAAAGAAATCAGGTCCTAATAGATGTTTGACTTGTCGTAAACGTGTGGGTTTGACTGGTTTCAGCTGCAGGTGTGGAAATCTGTTCTGTGCTGCTCACCGATACTCTGACAAGCATGATTGTCAATTCGATTACCAGGCTGCTGCTCAAAGTGCCATAGCCAAAGCCAATCCTGTCATCAAGGCAGAGAAGCTTGATAAGATCTAA
- the LOC130800729 gene encoding zinc finger A20 and AN1 domain-containing stress-associated protein 8-like — MDHNETGCQTPDQPILCINNCGFFGRAATRNMCSKCHRDTVLKEEQERLAVSSFDNILNGTSKGKEAVAAAVKSGEVFTKDVNVQVSSDSTLGQPSEPKKSGPRRCCTCRKRVGVTGFSCKCGNLFCATHRYSDKHDCPFDYQAAAQSIIAKANPVVKTKKLDKI; from the coding sequence atggaTCATAATGAGACAGGATGCCAAACACCAGACCAACCAATCCTTTGCATTAACAATTGTGGGTTCTTTGGACGTGCAGCAACAAGGAATATGTGTTCCAAATGCCACCGAGATACAGTTCTCAAAGAGGAACAAGAAAGGCTTGCAGTCTCTTCTTTTGATAACATTTTGAATGGGACCTCCAAGGGAAAAGAAGCCGTTGCTGCTGCTGTAAAGTCCGGAGAAGTATTTACGAAAGATGTAAATGTTCAAGTATCTAGTGACTCAACCCTCGGACAGCCTTCCGAGCCAAAGAAATCTGGTCCAAGAAGATGTTGCACATGCCGTAAACGGGTTGGCGTGACTGGTTTCAGCTGCAAGTGTGGAAATCTTTTCTGCGCCACTCACCGATACTCTGACAAACATGATTGCCCATTTGATTATCAGGCTGCTGCTCAAAGTATCATAGCCAAAGCCAATCCAGTCGTCAAAACAAAGAAGCTTGATAAGATCTAA
- the LOC130800706 gene encoding zinc finger A20 and AN1 domain-containing stress-associated protein 4-like — translation MNHNETGCQSPERPILCVNNCGFFGRAETGNMCSKCYRETILREEQERLAVSSFENIVNGTSTKGKESVAAAAAVSVDVKSGEVLTKDVNVQVSSDLSLEQPSEPKKSGPSRCFTCRKRVGLTGFDCRCGNLFCAAHRYSDKHDCQFDYQAAAQSSIAKANPVIKANKLDKI, via the coding sequence atgaatcaCAATGAGACAGGATGCCAATCACCAGAACGCCCAATCCTCTGTGTCAACAATTGTGGGTTCTTTGGACGTGCAGAAACTGGAAACATGTGTTCTAAATGCTACCGAGAGACAATCCTCAGGGAGGAACAAGAAAGGCTTGCAGTTTCTTCCTTTGAAAATATTGTGAATGGGACCTCCACCAAGGGCAAAGAATCagttgctgctgctgctgctgtttCGGTTGATGTTAAGTCTGGAGAAGTATTGACGAAAGATGTAAATGTTCAAGTATCTAGTGATTTAAGCCTCGAACAGCCTTCCGAGCCGAAGAAATCTGGTCCAAGTAGATGTTTTACATGCCGTAAGCGTGTTGGATTGACTGGTTTCGACTGTAGGTGTGGAAATCTGTTCTGCGCTGCTCACCGATATTCTGACAAGCATGATTGTCAATTTGATTACCAGGCTGCTGCTCAAAGTTCTATAGCGAAAGCCAATCCCGTCATCAAGGCAAATAAGCTTGATAAGATCTAA